In Mangrovibacterium diazotrophicum, one genomic interval encodes:
- a CDS encoding alpha-ketoacid dehydrogenase subunit alpha/beta: MPKVQFIDPQNVRKAGEVTFKPIPVNQYNKTIEDEKANFSKDDFLRIYHDMVVIREFETMLNEIKTKGEYNGVPYNHPGPAHLSIGQEAAAVGMAYTLGVEDFIFGSHRSHGEILAKGLSAIHKLNDDQLMDVMNKHFDGKTFAPVKENFKGTVKELAIRFLIYGTLAEIFARETGFNRGLGGSMHAFFTPFGVYPNNAIVGGSGDIAVGAALFKKVNRKDGIIVANIGDASMACGPVWEGLSFATMDQFNQLWEGDMKGGLPLIINIMNNQYGMGGQTCGETMGYNIAARIGAGLNDDQLHAERVDGYNPLAVIDAYKRKRKILEEKRGPVLLDVLTYRFSGHSPSDASSYRSKEEVEAWQAVDSILWFGAELVKAGIATEDELNGTRSATTDLITWGVKLAIDPVISPLMDMEKYPELIGDMMFSDESVDKMEDRPVEVNHPMAENPRVKQLQTKERFAFDKDGKPFSKIKQYGLRDGIFEAIVDRFYKDPTLVAYGEENRDWGGAFAVYRGLTEALPYHRLFNSPIAEASIIGTAIGYAMCGGRVIPEIMYCDFLGRCGDEVFNQLPKWQAMSGNVIKMPVVVRVSVGSKYGAQHSQDWTALAAHIPGLKVCFPVTPYDAKGLMNSALQGTDPVIFFESQRIYDIGEQFHEGGVPEEYYEIPFGEPDVKRKGSDVTILTIGATLYRALEAADILQEKYGLSAEVIDARSLVPFNYEPVIESLKKTGRLVISGDASARGSFMRDLASNITELAFDELDGPPVVVGSRNWITPAYELENSFFPQADWIIDAIHEKIVPLKGHVVKSNFTEPEQIRRNKLGV; encoded by the coding sequence ATGCCTAAAGTACAATTTATTGATCCGCAAAATGTCAGGAAAGCTGGCGAAGTAACTTTCAAGCCAATTCCTGTTAATCAATACAACAAAACAATTGAAGACGAGAAAGCCAATTTCTCGAAAGACGATTTTCTGCGTATTTACCACGACATGGTGGTGATTCGCGAGTTCGAAACCATGTTGAATGAAATCAAAACCAAAGGCGAGTACAATGGTGTTCCTTACAACCACCCTGGACCTGCTCACTTGTCGATCGGGCAGGAGGCAGCGGCTGTTGGTATGGCTTACACGCTGGGTGTTGAGGATTTCATTTTCGGTTCGCACCGTTCGCATGGTGAGATCTTGGCCAAAGGTTTATCGGCAATTCACAAATTGAACGACGACCAGCTGATGGATGTGATGAACAAGCATTTCGACGGCAAAACTTTTGCGCCGGTTAAAGAAAACTTCAAAGGTACCGTGAAAGAACTGGCGATCCGCTTCCTGATTTACGGAACACTGGCTGAAATCTTTGCGCGTGAAACCGGTTTTAACCGTGGTTTGGGTGGCTCGATGCACGCCTTCTTTACACCTTTCGGCGTTTATCCGAACAACGCCATTGTTGGTGGCTCGGGCGATATTGCAGTTGGAGCAGCGCTCTTCAAAAAGGTAAACCGCAAGGATGGTATCATTGTGGCCAACATCGGTGACGCTTCCATGGCTTGCGGTCCTGTTTGGGAAGGTTTGTCGTTTGCAACCATGGACCAGTTCAACCAGTTGTGGGAAGGAGACATGAAAGGTGGTCTGCCACTGATCATCAACATCATGAATAACCAGTACGGTATGGGTGGCCAAACTTGTGGCGAAACCATGGGATACAATATTGCTGCGCGTATTGGCGCCGGCCTGAACGACGACCAGTTGCACGCCGAACGTGTGGATGGTTACAATCCGTTGGCGGTGATCGACGCCTACAAACGTAAGCGCAAAATTCTGGAAGAAAAGCGCGGGCCTGTTTTGCTGGATGTGCTGACTTACCGTTTCAGCGGTCACTCGCCATCCGATGCCTCGTCTTACCGTTCGAAAGAAGAGGTGGAAGCATGGCAGGCGGTGGATTCAATTTTGTGGTTTGGTGCTGAGTTGGTGAAAGCCGGAATTGCCACTGAAGATGAATTGAATGGTACCCGCTCGGCCACAACCGACCTCATTACCTGGGGCGTGAAACTGGCAATTGACCCCGTTATTTCACCTTTGATGGATATGGAAAAATACCCGGAACTGATTGGCGACATGATGTTCTCGGACGAGTCGGTTGATAAAATGGAAGATCGCCCGGTTGAGGTGAATCACCCCATGGCCGAAAATCCGCGGGTGAAGCAGCTGCAAACGAAAGAGCGTTTCGCCTTCGACAAGGATGGCAAGCCTTTCTCTAAAATCAAACAATATGGTTTGCGCGATGGTATTTTCGAAGCCATTGTCGACCGATTCTATAAAGATCCGACCCTGGTGGCTTACGGTGAAGAAAACCGTGACTGGGGTGGTGCATTTGCGGTGTATCGCGGCCTGACAGAGGCGCTGCCATATCACCGCCTGTTTAATTCGCCGATTGCCGAAGCATCCATTATCGGTACTGCCATTGGTTATGCGATGTGCGGCGGCCGCGTGATTCCCGAAATCATGTATTGCGACTTCCTGGGCCGTTGCGGCGACGAGGTGTTCAACCAGTTGCCGAAGTGGCAAGCCATGAGTGGTAATGTGATTAAAATGCCGGTGGTGGTGCGTGTTTCCGTTGGTTCGAAATACGGAGCCCAGCACTCGCAGGACTGGACAGCCCTGGCGGCTCATATTCCGGGCCTGAAAGTTTGTTTCCCAGTTACACCTTACGATGCCAAAGGGTTGATGAACTCGGCGCTGCAGGGAACCGACCCGGTTATCTTCTTCGAAAGTCAACGTATTTATGATATTGGTGAGCAGTTCCACGAAGGTGGTGTGCCCGAAGAATACTACGAAATTCCGTTTGGCGAGCCGGATGTGAAGCGCAAAGGTTCGGACGTGACCATCCTGACCATTGGTGCAACCTTATACCGTGCGCTCGAGGCTGCCGACATTCTGCAGGAAAAATATGGCCTAAGTGCCGAAGTGATCGATGCCCGTTCGTTGGTGCCGTTTAACTACGAGCCGGTGATCGAGTCGCTGAAGAAGACCGGTCGTCTGGTGATTTCCGGCGATGCGTCGGCCCGCGGATCGTTCATGCGCGATTTGGCTTCGAACATCACCGAGCTGGCATTCGACGAGCTGGATGGCCCGCCGGTGGTCGTTGGCTCGCGCAACTGGATCACACCTGCTTACGAGCTGGAGAACTCCTTCTTCCCGCAAGCCGACTGGATCATCGATGCCATTCACGAAAAAATTGTTCCGTTGAAAGGGCACGTGGTGAAAAGCAACTTCACCGAGCCCGAACAAATCAGACGTAATAAGTTGGGCGTTTAA
- a CDS encoding four helix bundle protein codes for MSKVQRFEDLKVWQASREFCKTIHAFTSIVGFSRDYRFVSQIKASSGSVMDNIAEGYERDGNKEFIRFLAISKGSCGECRSQLYRALDCGYISQSEFDEAYESAIEISRMLNGLIGYLKESDLKGKKFK; via the coding sequence ATGAGTAAAGTGCAGCGATTTGAAGATTTGAAAGTGTGGCAGGCTTCTCGAGAGTTCTGCAAGACGATTCATGCATTCACTTCAATAGTTGGCTTTTCTCGAGACTACCGCTTTGTTAGCCAGATAAAAGCCTCCTCGGGTTCTGTGATGGACAACATCGCTGAGGGATACGAGCGGGATGGAAACAAGGAATTTATTCGGTTTCTGGCTATAAGTAAAGGATCCTGCGGCGAGTGCCGGTCTCAGTTGTATCGGGCTTTGGATTGCGGTTATATTTCCCAATCTGAATTTGACGAAGCGTATGAATCAGCAATTGAAATTAGCCGAATGCTAAATGGCTTGATCGGCTACTTGAAAGAATCTGATCTAAAGGGAAAGAAATTTAAGTAA